One region of Mucilaginibacter sp. 14171R-50 genomic DNA includes:
- a CDS encoding alpha/beta fold hydrolase: protein MNGKQKRKKKRRLIVILIVLVVLFGGVYFTHRSIYAIPSRYPIAGEAYPDMKQDSFHKYVSMDIDYKHPETGQFNGYYLLSPGFYKSRNVTFLLTDGQMELVSPNCDFDFFEGVLKDCAYVLIGVRGQSPLLFPQAYKNGKVDYPAAINLYNSDQQIEDIERVRLDMVKKGLLPDSARINVFGASGAGVLAQQYISKYGIHVNRVILESTGAPDISRNSGLNYSPDFKDFNPAAAAILDSVLLTREADKKFICNVLYQKGRSEHSPRAAQVTVLNKLNNGGGLWKYKIVPSMNLSILNYIIKSPEEVAARQRWFELAGYDLLKYNSSTETNLLYELSSEAVSDFLDYYKSKRLPAKDFNINRSDFKGEVLILKGTEDVVFSDDISKRLQRSYPNARLLFFKDGHRMQNNKALYSKIRKAFLEKGWRSEDLMQALEGARP from the coding sequence ATGAATGGAAAGCAGAAAAGAAAGAAAAAACGAAGGCTTATAGTCATCCTTATTGTTTTGGTGGTTTTGTTTGGCGGAGTATATTTTACCCATCGCAGTATTTACGCAATACCCTCTCGTTATCCTATTGCCGGCGAAGCATATCCTGACATGAAACAGGACAGTTTTCACAAGTATGTGTCCATGGATATCGACTATAAACATCCTGAAACCGGACAATTTAACGGCTACTACTTGTTAAGCCCGGGATTTTACAAAAGCAGGAACGTTACTTTTTTGCTTACAGACGGCCAGATGGAACTGGTAAGCCCCAACTGCGATTTTGATTTTTTTGAGGGTGTATTAAAAGACTGTGCTTACGTACTAATTGGTGTAAGGGGGCAATCTCCATTGTTGTTTCCTCAAGCGTATAAAAACGGCAAAGTCGATTATCCTGCGGCTATAAATCTTTACAACTCCGACCAGCAAATTGAAGATATCGAAAGGGTTAGGTTGGACATGGTTAAAAAAGGTTTATTGCCCGATAGCGCCAGGATCAACGTTTTTGGCGCCTCGGGGGCGGGGGTTTTGGCACAACAATATATATCAAAATATGGCATCCACGTAAACCGTGTTATCCTGGAATCCACCGGTGCGCCCGATATATCGCGAAATTCAGGCCTTAATTATTCTCCGGATTTTAAAGACTTTAATCCCGCAGCGGCAGCTATCCTCGACTCGGTACTGCTGACCCGCGAAGCAGATAAAAAATTTATTTGCAACGTGCTATATCAAAAAGGCCGCAGCGAACATTCGCCCAGGGCCGCACAGGTAACCGTGTTAAACAAGCTAAACAACGGCGGCGGTTTATGGAAATATAAAATTGTGCCGAGCATGAACCTGAGTATCTTAAACTATATCATTAAATCTCCCGAAGAGGTTGCTGCAAGGCAAAGATGGTTTGAGCTGGCAGGCTACGACCTGCTTAAATACAATAGCAGCACAGAGACAAATTTGCTTTATGAGCTATCGTCAGAAGCCGTTAGTGATTTTCTGGATTATTATAAAAGCAAACGCCTTCCCGCCAAGGATTTTAATATAAATAGAAGCGATTTTAAGGGTGAAGTGCTGATATTAAAGGGTACTGAAGATGTTGTTTTTTCTGATGATATCAGTAAACGGCTGCAGCGATCATATCCTAATGCAAGGCTATTGTTTTTTAAGGATGGCCACCGCATGCAGAATAATAAAGCGCTGTACAGCAAGATCAGGAAGGCTTTTTTGGAAAAGGGGTGGCGATCCGAAGATCTCATGCAAGCATTAGAAGGCGCCCGCCCGTAA